Proteins found in one Clostridium kluyveri DSM 555 genomic segment:
- a CDS encoding MarR family winged helix-turn-helix transcriptional regulator — protein sequence MEFNLDDSLGFILNKLNTKLKNELLQRLKEYDVTPEQWSVLNRLWVQEGITPRELSDIIFKDKPNTNRILEKLQIKKLIVRKPHPVDKRAFQIFLTKRGWTLKDKLIPIVTQLLEETTIGISKSKILDIKKLLNQMYDNLK from the coding sequence ATGGAATTTAATTTAGATGATTCATTGGGGTTTATTCTAAACAAGTTGAATACAAAATTAAAAAATGAACTACTCCAACGACTAAAAGAATATGACGTTACACCAGAGCAATGGTCTGTACTTAACCGTTTATGGGTACAAGAGGGTATTACTCCTAGAGAGTTATCTGATATCATCTTTAAGGATAAGCCAAATACAAATCGTATTCTTGAAAAATTGCAAATCAAAAAATTGATTGTTAGAAAACCTCATCCAGTAGATAAAAGAGCTTTCCAAATCTTTTTGACGAAACGTGGCTGGACATTAAAGGATAAATTAATTCCTATAGTTACGCAATTATTAGAAGAAACAACGATAGGAATAAGCAAAAGTAAAATCCTGGATATAAAAAAGCTATTAAATCAAATGTATGATAATCTTAAGTAG
- a CDS encoding DUF169 domain-containing protein — translation MESRLVKSLDLHYEAVAILLSNEKPEGALQGKEGKWNCTIPLFIAAAKGRISVFERKTTVCSGGKVGLGFGQFPNYPNGIEYFLTVGKEGKFEGEGYMKNSELGDDFVKCLPITDIPYEYVIFKPLSQVDITKEKPEIIVFYVNTNQLSALTVLANYYRAGNENVMIPFASGCQSIFLLPYAQSQKENPKAVVGLTDITVRPMVETDMLSFSVPYKMFLDMEKSVGGSFLEKPLWHRVMEKVKKVNKI, via the coding sequence ATGGAAAGCCGCTTAGTTAAAAGTTTAGATTTACATTATGAAGCGGTAGCTATTTTGCTTAGTAACGAAAAGCCTGAAGGTGCACTTCAAGGGAAAGAAGGAAAATGGAACTGTACAATTCCGCTATTTATTGCTGCAGCAAAAGGTAGAATATCAGTTTTTGAACGTAAAACGACAGTATGTTCTGGTGGTAAAGTAGGACTAGGGTTTGGGCAGTTTCCTAATTATCCAAATGGAATTGAATATTTTTTGACAGTTGGGAAAGAAGGCAAATTTGAAGGGGAAGGATATATGAAAAATTCAGAACTAGGTGACGATTTTGTTAAGTGTTTACCAATAACTGATATTCCATATGAGTATGTTATATTTAAGCCCTTGTCACAAGTTGATATTACCAAAGAAAAACCTGAAATAATTGTGTTTTATGTCAATACCAATCAATTATCAGCACTTACGGTACTTGCAAACTATTATAGGGCAGGAAACGAAAATGTAATGATACCTTTTGCGTCAGGATGTCAATCTATTTTTCTTCTTCCTTATGCCCAGTCACAAAAAGAAAATCCGAAAGCAGTTGTAGGCTTAACTGACATTACAGTGCGCCCTATGGTTGAAACTGACATGCTGTCATTTTCTGTTCCTTACAAGATGTTTCTTGACATGGAGAAAAGTGTAGGAGGAAGTTTTCTGGAGAAACCCTTATGGCATAGAGTAATGGAAAAAGTGAAAAAAGTAAATAAAATATAG
- a CDS encoding DUF4829 domain-containing protein, with translation MEYDVKYKKGAIVAEESGTYQKWRTLIRKDNKSSWLIDEIGEG, from the coding sequence ATTGAATATGATGTGAAATATAAAAAGGGAGCAATTGTAGCCGAAGAAAGTGGAACGTACCAAAAGTGGCGTACACTTATTAGAAAAGACAACAAATCATCTTGGTTAATTGATGAAATTGGAGAAGGTTAA
- a CDS encoding DUF6803 family protein: MNMTHYMSLLMDNQPWNLIIFMAVPVICAELLTITEFFIIYNKIERGGIKTLNKIIGIFDGIYFTGIFIYLFINVIIPLTTNNGWHTWVDVIAVLSYLSGVVFLVPIALMELGILFKTKSSNDKLKIHFILISGFLIVAHIAMIFGMVNPQIISNMPGMKM, translated from the coding sequence ATGAATATGACACATTATATGTCTTTATTAATGGATAACCAGCCCTGGAATTTAATTATTTTTATGGCTGTACCTGTAATATGTGCCGAACTCCTTACTATTACAGAATTCTTTATAATCTATAATAAAATTGAAAGAGGGGGTATAAAAACTTTAAATAAAATCATTGGAATATTTGATGGTATTTATTTCACAGGAATATTTATATATCTTTTTATAAATGTAATAATTCCTCTTACAACTAATAATGGATGGCACACATGGGTAGATGTGATTGCAGTGCTGTCTTATTTAAGTGGTGTAGTATTTCTAGTACCAATAGCATTAATGGAACTAGGAATACTATTCAAAACTAAATCATCTAATGATAAATTAAAAATTCATTTTATACTTATAAGCGGCTTTTTAATAGTTGCACATATTGCAATGATTTTTGGTATGGTTAATCCTCAAATAATAAGCAATATGCCAGGAATGAAAATGTAA
- a CDS encoding thiamine pyrophosphate-dependent enzyme, whose protein sequence is MEYKFKEEMNKPERLVGGHRMCAGCGAPIAVRSVLRALGEKDKAVIGSATGCLEVSTFMYPYTSWKDSFVHSAFECAGATMGGVERAYTALRKRGKIKEDYKFITFGGDGGTYDIGFQSLSGAMERGHDMVYVCYDNGAYMNTGIQRSSATPKYADTTTTPVGAVSSGKSQFRKNLTEIMVSHNIPYVAQTTFLGNFKDIHEKAHRAIYKKGPAFLNVLSPCPRGWRYETADLMNICKLAVDTCFWPIFEVEDGKWKLNYKPKNKLPIEDFLRPQGRFKHLFKKGNEYMIAELQEEIDKRWETLLKKCEE, encoded by the coding sequence ATGGAATATAAATTTAAAGAAGAAATGAATAAGCCAGAAAGATTAGTGGGCGGTCATAGAATGTGTGCTGGATGTGGTGCTCCTATTGCGGTGAGAAGTGTACTTAGGGCTCTAGGAGAAAAGGATAAGGCAGTAATAGGTTCTGCAACAGGATGTTTGGAGGTTTCTACATTTATGTATCCATATACATCTTGGAAGGATTCTTTTGTACATAGTGCTTTTGAATGTGCGGGAGCAACTATGGGTGGTGTAGAGAGAGCATACACTGCTTTAAGAAAGAGAGGAAAGATTAAGGAAGATTATAAATTCATAACCTTTGGAGGAGATGGAGGAACATATGATATAGGATTTCAATCACTGTCTGGTGCTATGGAAAGAGGCCATGACATGGTATATGTATGCTATGATAATGGAGCATATATGAATACGGGAATTCAAAGGTCATCAGCAACTCCTAAGTATGCAGATACCACAACCACACCAGTTGGAGCCGTATCATCAGGTAAATCACAGTTTAGGAAGAATCTTACAGAAATAATGGTAAGCCATAATATACCATATGTAGCTCAGACAACATTTTTGGGAAATTTTAAAGATATACATGAAAAGGCCCATAGGGCAATATACAAAAAGGGACCGGCGTTTTTAAATGTATTATCCCCATGTCCAAGAGGTTGGAGATACGAAACCGCTGATTTAATGAATATATGTAAATTAGCAGTGGATACATGTTTTTGGCCTATTTTTGAGGTTGAAGATGGAAAGTGGAAATTAAATTATAAGCCTAAAAATAAGCTTCCAATAGAAGACTTCTTAAGACCACAGGGAAGATTTAAGCACTTATTCAAAAAAGGCAATGAATATATGATTGCTGAATTACAAGAAGAGATAGATAAGCGTTGGGAAACCTTATTAAAAAAATGTGAAGAATAG
- the porA gene encoding 2-ketoisovalerate ferredoxin oxidoreductase subunit alpha, giving the protein MSIKERLSGNEAIAIAIKQIEPDVMPAFPITPSTEIPQYFTKYVADGKVRTEFIPVESEHSSMGAAIGAQAAGARTVTATSSCGLALMWELLYVAASSRLPITMAVVNRALSGPININADHSDTMGARDSGWIQIYSENNQEAYDNFIQAVRIGAYKDVQLPVMVCQDGFITSHAVENIELIEDEKVKEFVGEYNPEHYLMNPNETMAVGPYDISAYYMEHKRLQAQAMINAEKVILEVAEEFAEMTGRKYGFFEEYELEDAEYAIVVINSTAGTAKAAVNKLRQAGKKAGLLKIRVFRPFPAKKIAEALKNTKAIAVMDRSEGFSACGGPVFAEVRSAMFDVENVPKIINYVYGLGGRDIAVNDIEKVYNDLSEIAESGTCGETYRFLGVRE; this is encoded by the coding sequence ATGAGTATAAAAGAAAGACTATCAGGAAATGAAGCCATAGCAATAGCTATAAAACAAATAGAACCAGATGTAATGCCTGCTTTCCCAATAACGCCTTCTACAGAAATTCCTCAGTATTTTACAAAATATGTAGCCGATGGAAAAGTAAGGACAGAATTTATACCAGTGGAAAGTGAGCATAGTTCAATGGGTGCAGCTATTGGTGCTCAGGCAGCAGGTGCTAGGACAGTAACAGCAACTTCATCATGTGGACTTGCTTTAATGTGGGAGCTTCTGTATGTTGCTGCATCCAGCAGATTACCAATAACTATGGCAGTAGTAAACAGAGCATTATCTGGTCCTATAAATATAAATGCAGATCACTCTGATACCATGGGAGCAAGGGATTCAGGCTGGATACAGATATATTCAGAAAACAATCAAGAGGCATATGATAATTTCATACAGGCTGTGAGAATTGGTGCATATAAAGATGTACAGTTACCAGTAATGGTTTGTCAGGACGGATTTATAACGAGTCATGCAGTTGAAAATATTGAATTAATAGAAGATGAAAAAGTAAAAGAATTTGTGGGGGAATATAATCCAGAACATTATCTTATGAATCCAAATGAGACCATGGCTGTAGGTCCATATGATATATCTGCATATTACATGGAACATAAAAGGCTTCAAGCACAGGCTATGATAAATGCAGAAAAGGTAATTTTAGAGGTAGCTGAAGAATTTGCAGAAATGACAGGAAGAAAATATGGATTTTTTGAAGAATATGAGCTTGAAGATGCAGAGTATGCAATTGTGGTAATTAATTCAACTGCAGGAACAGCAAAAGCAGCTGTAAATAAATTAAGACAAGCAGGGAAAAAGGCTGGATTACTTAAAATAAGAGTATTTAGACCATTTCCAGCAAAAAAAATTGCAGAAGCTTTAAAAAATACAAAGGCCATAGCTGTAATGGACAGATCAGAAGGTTTTTCAGCCTGTGGAGGTCCTGTTTTTGCTGAGGTAAGATCTGCAATGTTTGATGTGGAAAATGTTCCTAAGATAATAAACTATGTTTACGGATTAGGGGGAAGAGATATCGCCGTAAATGATATAGAAAAAGTTTATAATGATTTAAGTGAAATAGCTGAATCTGGAACTTGTGGTGAAACATATAGATTTTTAGGAGTCAGAGAGTAG
- a CDS encoding 4Fe-4S binding protein yields MGKTKINETTKWREMTAGGSIYLSGNSKEFITGSWRVDKPVFIQEKCKQCLLCAPVCPDSSIPVKEGKRLDFDYDHCKGCGICAEACAFEAIKMVKDEK; encoded by the coding sequence ATGGGTAAAACAAAGATAAATGAGACAACTAAATGGAGAGAAATGACTGCAGGGGGAAGTATATATTTAAGTGGTAATTCAAAAGAATTTATTACTGGAAGCTGGAGGGTAGATAAGCCTGTATTTATACAAGAAAAGTGTAAGCAGTGTCTATTATGTGCACCAGTCTGTCCAGACAGTTCTATACCTGTTAAGGAAGGTAAGAGATTGGATTTTGACTATGATCACTGCAAAGGGTGTGGAATATGTGCAGAGGCTTGTGCATTTGAAGCAATTAAGATGGTAAAGGATGAAAAATAG
- a CDS encoding 2-oxoacid:acceptor oxidoreductase family protein, translated as MTQLTEIRWHGRGGQGAKTASLLLADVAFSIGKYVQGFPEYGPERMGAPITAYNRISGEKILVHSNIYEPDYVVVVDDTLLDVVDVTKGLKKEGAIIINTEKSQEEVKKHLKGYSGNVYIINAREISEACLGKYFPNTPMLAAVVKVSEVMDENTFIEQMRASFKHKFSSKSEVIEGNMKALERSLKEVRK; from the coding sequence ATGACACAACTAACAGAAATAAGATGGCATGGTCGAGGAGGACAAGGTGCTAAAACAGCTTCTCTACTGTTGGCAGATGTTGCATTTAGCATAGGAAAATATGTACAAGGTTTTCCAGAGTATGGACCAGAAAGGATGGGAGCTCCAATAACTGCATACAACAGGATTAGTGGAGAAAAAATACTTGTACATTCCAATATTTATGAACCTGATTATGTTGTTGTGGTAGATGATACTCTTTTGGACGTAGTTGACGTTACAAAGGGGCTTAAAAAAGAGGGTGCAATTATAATAAACACGGAAAAGAGTCAGGAAGAAGTAAAAAAACACCTTAAGGGATATTCTGGTAACGTGTACATAATTAATGCTAGAGAAATATCAGAGGCCTGTTTAGGTAAGTATTTTCCTAATACTCCTATGCTTGCGGCAGTAGTTAAGGTAAGTGAAGTAATGGATGAGAATACATTTATTGAACAAATGAGAGCTTCCTTCAAACATAAATTTTCCTCAAAATCTGAGGTAATAGAAGGTAATATGAAGGCTCTAGAAAGGTCTTTGAAGGAGGTAAGGAAGTAA
- a CDS encoding iron-containing alcohol dehydrogenase produces MENTHDFRLPVVNLIGMGAIKNLYTKLLPYKLSKALIVTDKNIIRLGHVEIVEEILKDLFISYDIFDGILHPDCTISFVEDALTYFKKRLNILKKDYHFIISVGGGTNHDCAKGIAIVATNGGDIEDYEGYEKMTKPSLPVISINTTSGSGSEVTNITIMRDDSRGVKMIIADPKMMPIISVNDLRFMETMPPKITANSGIDVLTHSIEGFVAIEASPITDTLAINALKLVFGYLRRAYKNGNDMEAREKMMFAGVMGGMVLNNAGLGYVHSMSHQIGALYEEMHGACNAALLPHVLEFNSLSIPEERILKISETMGMKATDKQDAVNKIKHGIQNLCKDIGLPIHLSSIGVDENDLELLSKNAEKDICSITNPRRGTFVDIMNIFKAAM; encoded by the coding sequence TTGGAGAATACTCATGATTTTCGTTTGCCTGTAGTAAATCTTATTGGCATGGGAGCTATTAAGAATTTATATACAAAACTACTTCCATATAAATTAAGTAAAGCTCTGATTGTTACAGATAAAAATATAATAAGGCTTGGTCATGTTGAAATAGTTGAAGAAATATTAAAAGATTTGTTTATTTCTTATGATATATTTGATGGAATCTTACATCCAGATTGTACAATTTCATTTGTGGAAGATGCTCTTACATACTTTAAAAAAAGACTAAATATATTGAAAAAGGACTATCACTTTATAATATCTGTTGGCGGTGGAACTAACCATGATTGTGCAAAAGGTATAGCTATTGTAGCAACTAATGGTGGAGATATAGAAGATTATGAAGGATATGAAAAAATGACAAAACCCAGTTTACCAGTCATATCAATAAATACCACCTCTGGTTCAGGATCTGAAGTAACTAATATTACAATTATGAGAGATGATAGTAGAGGAGTAAAAATGATTATTGCAGATCCAAAAATGATGCCTATAATATCTGTAAATGATCTTAGATTCATGGAAACCATGCCGCCAAAGATAACTGCTAATTCGGGTATTGATGTTTTGACTCATTCTATAGAAGGATTTGTTGCTATAGAAGCTTCACCCATTACAGATACCTTGGCAATTAATGCTTTAAAGTTAGTTTTTGGGTATCTAAGAAGAGCATATAAAAATGGAAATGACATGGAGGCCAGAGAAAAGATGATGTTTGCCGGCGTTATGGGTGGAATGGTTCTTAACAATGCAGGACTAGGATATGTTCACTCTATGTCCCATCAAATAGGTGCACTTTATGAGGAAATGCATGGAGCTTGTAATGCAGCTCTACTGCCTCATGTATTGGAGTTTAATTCGCTATCAATACCAGAGGAAAGAATTCTTAAAATCAGTGAAACTATGGGGATGAAAGCAACTGATAAACAAGATGCTGTAAATAAAATTAAGCATGGCATTCAAAATCTCTGTAAGGATATTGGACTTCCAATTCATCTCAGTTCTATTGGAGTTGATGAAAATGATTTAGAGTTACTTTCAAAAAATGCTGAAAAAGATATCTGCTCTATTACAAATCCAAGAAGAGGAACTTTTGTGGATATAATGAATATTTTTAAAGCTGCTATGTAA
- a CDS encoding glycyl-radical enzyme activating protein, whose amino-acid sequence MNSISGYFMEPQNFSVNDGDGIRTIIFFAGCSLKCQWCSNPESCTNSNKIAYYEKTCIGCGRCVQVCPYGVGINLNQRLEREKCKSCGLCTEVCTTNSRKNLIYHYNSEQILKIIEKQRIFYRYSGGGVTFSGGEATLQTDILRELVNKLYDKAIDLAIETSGHFQFDKVKDILEKLNLIFIDIKHMDDGKHKFYTGVGNERILENISRLKELKVPVVVRIPVIDGVNSGIDNIRKTAKFVKDNIDKPKLELLPYHSFGNSKYEALGLKKPSREFKTPSQEYLIELYKIVKNKGVEVVSYR is encoded by the coding sequence ATGAATAGCATAAGTGGGTACTTTATGGAGCCGCAGAATTTTTCTGTTAATGATGGAGATGGAATCAGAACAATTATTTTTTTTGCTGGCTGTTCCCTTAAATGCCAATGGTGTTCCAATCCAGAAAGCTGTACAAATTCTAACAAGATTGCATATTATGAAAAGACATGCATAGGATGTGGAAGGTGTGTTCAAGTATGTCCATATGGAGTAGGTATAAATTTAAACCAGAGACTTGAACGAGAAAAATGCAAATCCTGTGGACTTTGCACAGAGGTATGTACAACTAACAGCAGAAAAAATTTGATTTATCACTATAATAGTGAACAAATATTAAAAATAATAGAAAAACAAAGAATATTCTATAGATATTCAGGCGGCGGTGTTACTTTTTCTGGAGGAGAAGCGACACTGCAAACAGATATACTGAGAGAGCTTGTAAATAAACTTTATGATAAAGCCATAGATTTGGCTATTGAGACTTCTGGGCACTTTCAATTCGATAAGGTGAAGGATATATTGGAAAAATTAAATTTAATATTTATAGATATAAAGCATATGGATGATGGTAAACATAAATTTTATACAGGAGTTGGCAATGAAAGAATATTAGAGAACATATCAAGGCTTAAAGAATTGAAAGTACCTGTGGTAGTTCGCATACCAGTAATTGATGGAGTAAATTCAGGTATAGATAATATTAGAAAAACCGCTAAATTTGTTAAAGATAATATAGATAAACCAAAACTAGAGTTATTACCATATCACTCATTTGGCAATAGTAAATATGAGGCTCTTGGTTTAAAAAAACCATCAAGAGAGTTTAAGACCCCATCACAGGAATATTTAATAGAATTATACAAAATAGTTAAAAATAAAGGTGTTGAGGTAGTAAGCTATAGATAA
- a CDS encoding glycyl radical protein — protein sequence MITERIESLRQNYINAKPVISYQRARIWTESHKKTEGESIPIRRAKAFRDTCQQIDVTIFDGELIVGAIGEFRKCGILTPEFSWNWVDREMDNFDKRVQDPYVMTDEQRAFVRKNIFPYWKGKSLEEAFLAQLPKETTKVAVDTGFVDNDSKWRQAVGEITPDYQDVLFKKGFGGIIRQAKENISKLFLTSAEDMKKKDFYNSIIITSQGIITLANRYSEKAREMADAENDGVRKGELLKIAEICSSIPEKAPSTFYEAIQFVWFTQVGGIISENPLALNIGRFDQFMYPYYKSDMDKGIMTKDQIQELIELLWIKLSEWVWTISANTAEFFAGYNQFQNLTVGGKTREGKDATNDLSYMCLKATERVKTHQPGLSVRIHQDCPGSFLDAVTYLVSKGTGFPAIHNDAAGYQMLINAGYEPEDARDWNNCGCVVPHFRKTGEWTSAVNINFTAALEFALNRGKSRITGEKIGLDEKNPMNFKSYEEVEKAFYKQFDNLIEHSIIATLLAQKLHKEMVPRPFLSSCIEECMIKGRDLVDTGAKYNIGPVLTGIGLAVTSNSLAVIKKLVFEDKVTTMENLIKVLDANWEGYEELRQLAIAVPKYGNDIDYVDDIAIKMANHYYKEGHRYKDINGNNFITAFMGISNYLPAGKVIGATSCGRKAREPLSEGVSPFAGSDTSTPLAAMRSAAKINQDVHSGGTLLNLRLNEDLVSTKRGQSNLGAMIQSFFSLGAFHVQFNTISTETLRKAQNNPENYKDLLVRVAGYSTQFVNLSRAMQDAIIARTAHENY from the coding sequence ATGATTACAGAGAGAATTGAATCTTTAAGACAGAATTATATAAATGCAAAACCGGTAATTTCATACCAAAGGGCAAGAATTTGGACAGAGTCCCATAAAAAAACAGAAGGTGAATCAATTCCTATAAGAAGAGCCAAGGCATTTAGAGACACTTGTCAGCAAATTGATGTTACTATTTTTGATGGAGAACTTATTGTTGGTGCCATTGGAGAATTCAGAAAATGTGGTATCTTGACTCCAGAGTTCTCCTGGAACTGGGTAGATAGGGAAATGGACAATTTTGATAAAAGAGTGCAGGATCCATATGTTATGACGGATGAACAAAGGGCATTTGTGAGAAAAAATATATTTCCATATTGGAAAGGAAAATCTTTAGAAGAAGCATTTCTAGCACAATTACCTAAAGAAACCACAAAGGTTGCAGTAGATACTGGCTTTGTCGATAATGATTCGAAATGGAGGCAGGCTGTTGGTGAAATAACACCTGATTATCAAGATGTTTTATTCAAAAAAGGTTTTGGCGGTATCATCAGACAGGCAAAAGAGAATATTTCAAAGCTTTTTCTTACCTCAGCAGAAGACATGAAAAAGAAAGATTTTTATAATTCCATAATAATTACCTCCCAGGGAATTATCACACTTGCAAATAGATATTCTGAAAAAGCCAGAGAGATGGCTGATGCAGAAAATGATGGTGTGAGAAAAGGAGAACTTTTAAAAATTGCTGAAATATGCAGCAGCATACCTGAGAAAGCCCCTAGTACTTTTTATGAAGCTATTCAATTTGTTTGGTTTACACAAGTTGGTGGAATAATATCTGAAAATCCACTGGCACTTAACATAGGGAGATTCGACCAGTTTATGTATCCATATTATAAATCTGATATGGATAAAGGAATCATGACAAAGGATCAAATACAAGAGCTTATTGAATTACTCTGGATAAAGTTATCTGAATGGGTCTGGACAATTTCTGCAAATACTGCTGAATTCTTTGCAGGATATAATCAATTTCAAAATCTTACAGTCGGCGGTAAAACAAGAGAGGGAAAAGATGCTACAAATGATCTTTCATATATGTGTTTGAAAGCCACTGAAAGAGTGAAAACTCACCAACCAGGTCTAAGTGTTAGAATTCATCAGGATTGTCCTGGCAGCTTTTTAGATGCGGTTACCTATTTAGTGAGTAAAGGTACTGGGTTTCCTGCAATCCATAATGACGCTGCAGGTTATCAAATGCTTATAAATGCAGGCTATGAACCAGAAGATGCTAGAGATTGGAATAACTGTGGCTGTGTAGTACCACATTTCCGTAAAACTGGTGAATGGACTTCAGCAGTAAATATTAATTTTACTGCAGCTTTGGAGTTTGCACTAAATAGAGGTAAAAGTAGGATCACTGGTGAGAAAATAGGTTTGGACGAGAAAAATCCAATGAATTTTAAGTCTTATGAGGAAGTTGAAAAAGCCTTTTACAAGCAATTTGATAATTTAATTGAACACTCAATTATAGCCACTTTATTAGCACAGAAACTTCATAAGGAAATGGTTCCAAGACCATTTTTATCTTCCTGTATAGAAGAGTGTATGATAAAAGGCAGGGATTTAGTTGATACTGGGGCAAAATACAACATAGGACCTGTGCTTACAGGAATAGGGCTTGCAGTTACATCTAACTCTCTTGCAGTAATCAAGAAACTTGTTTTTGAAGATAAAGTCACCACAATGGAAAATTTGATAAAGGTACTTGATGCAAATTGGGAAGGCTACGAAGAGTTAAGACAATTAGCTATTGCCGTACCAAAGTATGGTAATGATATAGACTATGTAGATGATATTGCCATCAAGATGGCAAATCATTATTACAAAGAGGGGCACAGATATAAGGACATAAATGGTAATAATTTCATCACTGCCTTTATGGGAATTTCTAACTATCTGCCTGCAGGAAAAGTTATCGGAGCAACGAGCTGTGGTAGAAAAGCTAGAGAACCATTATCTGAAGGTGTATCACCATTTGCAGGTTCTGATACCTCAACACCACTAGCAGCCATGCGTTCAGCAGCCAAAATTAATCAGGATGTACATTCTGGCGGAACACTGTTAAATTTAAGATTGAATGAAGATTTAGTAAGTACTAAAAGAGGACAGAGTAACTTAGGAGCAATGATTCAATCCTTCTTTTCTCTGGGAGCATTCCATGTTCAATTTAATACGATATCTACTGAAACACTGCGTAAAGCTCAAAATAATCCTGAAAACTATAAAGATTTGTTGGTCAGGGTTGCAGGATACAGTACACAATTTGTTAATTTATCAAGGGCAATGCAAGATGCAATCATTGCAAGAACGGCTCATGAGAATTATTAA
- a CDS encoding helix-turn-helix domain-containing protein produces MNDPTSNIGSVLKRVRFERRLTLEEASKLTEVSKAMLGQIERGESNPTISILWKISTGLKISFSEILGSETNNFEAISIDSIKPVYESDGKMILYDVFPFNPISGFEYFYIKLLPGAKHISTPHQNSAEEYVVVTKGTVVITVEEQTFELTAPSALKFKANREHSYSNPYDIEAVFQNIVKY; encoded by the coding sequence TTGAATGATCCAACATCTAATATAGGCTCTGTTTTAAAAAGAGTGAGATTTGAAAGGAGATTGACTTTAGAGGAGGCATCTAAACTCACCGAAGTAAGTAAGGCAATGCTTGGCCAAATCGAAAGAGGCGAATCAAATCCTACAATATCAATATTATGGAAGATTTCTACAGGACTCAAGATTTCATTTTCTGAAATACTAGGAAGTGAAACCAATAATTTTGAAGCAATATCAATAGATAGTATAAAACCTGTATATGAATCAGATGGGAAAATGATATTATATGATGTATTCCCTTTTAATCCAATATCAGGATTTGAATATTTTTATATTAAACTGCTTCCCGGTGCTAAACATATTTCTACACCGCATCAAAATTCAGCGGAAGAATATGTTGTAGTAACAAAAGGCACTGTAGTGATAACTGTAGAAGAGCAAACTTTTGAACTTACTGCTCCTTCAGCATTAAAATTTAAGGCAAACAGAGAGCACAGCTATAGTAACCCATATGATATTGAAGCTGTATTTCAAAATATAGTTAAGTATTGA